In Juglans regia cultivar Chandler chromosome 5, Walnut 2.0, whole genome shotgun sequence, the following are encoded in one genomic region:
- the LOC109002418 gene encoding transcription factor RF2b-like, with the protein MSSTPSNGLDEGITPMSMSAQTQDPPSKPIPSSNPIPTHNNAAPPPPPPPPPQTASETFGNMRAGTHHRRAHSEVSFRLPEDMADLSPSDPVNGGGGGGGGSSTASLEEMGSEDDLFSTYIDVDKLGTDQSGGEGNGGERSGNRTRHRHSSSVDGSSTTTSSAGVFGEIMEAKKAMPPDKLAELWSLDPKRAKRILANRQSAARSKERKARYILELERKVQTLQTEATTLSAQLTLFQRDTTGLSTENTELKLRLQAMEQQAQLRDALNEALKKEVERLKVVTGELMSPSESFNLGMHQMPYTPSTFFPIPQQPGAAGHQNMQFPFNHPQSSMSTHQLHQSNSHPLSEMMQNDPLGRLQGLDISGKGPSLVKSEGPSLSVSGSNSTF; encoded by the exons ATGTCTTCGACACCCTCAAATGGTTTAGACGAAGGCATCACACCAATGTCAATGTCCGCACAAACGCAAGATCCACCCTCAAAACCTATTCCCAGTTCCAATCCCATTCCTACCCACAACAATGccgctcctcctcctcctcctcctcctcctccccagACAGCGTCGGAGACGTTTGGGAACATGAGGGCTGGGACCCACCACAGGAGGGCACATTCGGAGGTCAGCTTCAGGCTGCCCGAAGATATGGCGGATCTCTCGCCTTCCGATCCGGTCAACGGCGGCGGAGGAGGCGGAGGTGGGTCGTCCACGGCCAGCCTTGAGGAAATGGGATCGGAGGACGACCTTTTCTCCACCTACATTGACGTCGACAAACTTGGTACGGATCAGAGTGGCGGTGAGGGCAATGGAGGAGAGAGGAGTGGGAATCGGACGAGGCATAGGCATAGCAGCTCCGTCGATGGGTCCTCCACTACGACTTCGTCCGCCGGTGTTTTTGGGGAGATTATGGAGGCCAAGAAGGCCATGCCTCCTGATAAGCTTGCGGAGCTCTGGAGCCTCGATCCTAAGCGTGCCAAaag GATATTAGCAAATCGCCAGTCTGCTGCCCGCTCAAAAGAGAGAAAGGCCCGTTATATACTAGAACTTGAGCGCAAGGTTCAGACCCTTCAGACAGAGGCCACCACTCTTTCTGCCCAACTCACACTATTCCAG AGGGACACAACTGGTTTGAGTACCGAAAACACAGAGCTTAAGCTTCGCTTACAAGCTATGGAGCAACAGGCTCAGTTGCGTGACG CTCTGAATGAAGCACTGAAGAAGGAAGTTGAGAGGCTCAAGGTTGTCACTGGGGAATTAATGAGCCCTTCAGAGTCATTTAACTTGGGAATGCACCAAATGCCATACACCCCATCAACATTTTTCCCAATTCCACAACAACCAGGAGCTGCTGGCCACCAGAACATGCAATTTCCATTCAATCACCCCCAATCTAGCATGTCAACTCACCAATTGCATCAATCAAATTCCCATCCACTCTCAGAAATGATGCAGAATGACCCCCTTGGCCGATTGCAGGGGCTTGACATTAGTGGCAAAGGACCATCTCTTGTGAAGTCTGAAGGCCCCTCGCTTTCTGTGAGTGGAAGTAACTCCACATTTTGA
- the LOC109002419 gene encoding uncharacterized protein LOC109002419, producing the protein MDADICRWIAEFLLRNTVQDHAIKKLLQVLPVSTDSRFKKTVLLRTIQADISDASLTETTLDKLEMMEQYDRDDGIEISDLLKTAYCAVAVECAVKHLEGSPHGPGKYFEAVKRVFRDRVGDLERLGKSELVTSELRRLGDELEAAIGDANVAMRLLKVNTRNRALEAVRVYLEQAWALLDPPFLMLAAVLTEPSAVQTVDRTEGEPAAKNASNAGQHAIELTGKKMNGVEEVGLRTTNLDELATRMVNQVEEVAVGTPNAGMAAKPVNQVAKVAAGTPNVGDLAAKLVNGVGGELAAGNMPNASPDVGELTANTVNQVEEVAGNIPNANDLAVHTENRVEGELVVNTSSVDQDVGELGVKAANRVAMNTLNGDELAPKTVNQFEELVVRFSNPGQELRENDKPESCDGEGKRSVALPSGSWGSIIRDRAADGRENGIQRGYVLPRRKPAVWHKRSKGGVKITDTEEVDTNLSCSKYDSLRTPEVNKVREALKSSSLELQAVVKDPLPDALRFAETVISDKLTKDNEHEPSVENQSKRGGDPPNPSFKKSIEPAEINDCTCENQSCSHQGNAPQPSLMERNSTAHTYEWEDSIEDSPEGMTNHTSRLHLPSPRRKNVSPLQKFENENFPKRRKIKRWSLLEEDTLRTGVQKYGKGNWKLILNCYREIFEERTEVDLKDKWRNMTRS; encoded by the exons ATGGACGCGGATATTTGCCGGTGGATTGCGGAATTCTTGCTGCGAAACACGGTGCAAGACCATGCGATCAAGAAGCTCCTCCAAGTCCTGCCGGTCTCGACCGACTCGCGCTTCAAGAAGACGGTGCTCCTACGCACGATCCAGGCCGATATATCGGACGCTTCGTTGACCGAGACGACCCTCGATAAGCTGGAAATGATGGAGCAGTACGACCGGGACGACGGGATCGAGATCTCGGACTTGCTGAAAACGGCATATTGCGCAGTCGCGGTGGAGTGCGCGGTGAAACACCTGGAGGGGAGCCCCCATGGTCCCGGGAAGTACTTCGAGGCGGTGAAGAGGGTTTTTAGGGACAGAGTCGGTGATTTGGAGAGGTTGGGGAAGAGTGAGTTGGTGACAAGTGAGTTGAGGCGGCTGGGGGACGAATTGGAGGCGGCAATTGGGGACGCCAATGTAGCGATGAGGCTGTTGAAGGTGAATACGAGGAACCGGGCTTTGGAAGCGGTTAGGGTTTACTTGGAGCAGGCATGGGCGCTTCTGGATCCTCCGTTTCTCATGTTGGCTGCGGTGCTGACCGAGCCCTCGGCTGTTCAGACGGTGGACCGGACTGAAGGAGAGCCGGCGGCAAAGAATGCATCTAATGCTGGTCAGCATGCGATTGAATTAACTGGGAAGAAGATGAACGGGGTTGAGGAAGTGGGGCTAAGGACGACTAATTTGGATGAATTGGCTACAAGGATGGTGAACCAGGTTGAAGAGGTGGCGGTGGGTACGCCTAATGCGGGTATGGCTGCAAAGCCGGTGAACCAGGTCGCAAAGGTGGCTGCGGGTACGCCAAATGTGGGTGATTTAGCCGCGAAGCTGGTAAACGGTGTTGGAGGAGAGCTGGCGGCAGGTAATATGCCTAATGCTAGTCCGGATGTGGGTGAATTGACTGCAAATACCGTGAACCAGGTTGAAGAAGTGGCGGGGAATATACCCAATGCCAATGACTTGGCTGTGCATACGGAAAATCGGGTGGAGGGAGAGCTCGTGGTGAATACATCTAGTGTGGACCAGGATGTGGGGGAATTAGGTGTAAAGGCGGCTAATCGGGTGGCGATGAATACACTAAATGGGGATGAATTGGCGCCAAAGACGGTCAACCAGTTTGAAGAGTTGGTGGTGAGATTTTCAAATCCGGGTCAGGAGTTGCGCGAAAATGATAAGCCTGAGTCGTGCGATGGAGAGGGAAAAAGATCGGTAGCTTTGCCGAGTGGAAGTTGGGGCTCCATTATCAGGGATAGAGCCGCTGATGGGAGAGAGAATG GGATACAGCGGGGGTATGTGCTGCCTAGGCGCAAGCCTGCTGTGTGGCATAAACGCTCAAAAGGAGGAGTTAAGATTACAGATACTGAGGAAGTGGACACTAACTTATCATGTAGCAAATATGATTCCCTGCGTACCCCTGAAGTTAATAAAGTACGAGAAGCACTTAAATCCAGTTCTTTAGAATTGCAAGCAGTGGTGAAGGACCCTCTTCCTGATGCATTGCGGTTCGCTGAAACTGTAATTTCTGACAAGCTGACAAAAGATAATGAGCATGAACCTTCTGTAGAAAATCAGAGCAAGAGAGGCGGAGATCCACCCAATCCATCTTTTAAAAAGAGCATTGAACCTGCAGAAATTAATGACTGTACTTGTGAAAATCAGTCCTGCAGTCATCAGGGCAATGCTCCTCAACCAAGCTTAATGGAACGGAATAGCACTGCTCATACCTATGAG TGGGAGGATTCAATAGAGGACTCACCCGAAGGAATGACCAATCATACTAGTAGACTTCACTTACCAAGCCCAAGGAGAAAGAATGTTTCGCCTTTACAGAAGTTTGAGAATGAAAACTTTcctaaaaggagaaaaataaagagatggaGCTTGTTGGAGGAAGACACTTTAAGAACTGGTGTGCAGAA GTATGGTAAAGGAAACTGGAAGCTCATCTTGAATTGCTACCGAGAAATTTTTGAAGAGAGGACAGAG GTTGATCTAAAGGACAAGTGGAGGAACATGACTCGGTCCTGA